In the Arachis hypogaea cultivar Tifrunner chromosome 20, arahy.Tifrunner.gnm2.J5K5, whole genome shotgun sequence genome, tattttaataattttttatctaaaagtaattttgagtAGTGTAAATGTGTAATCCAAATaatatttactttattataatccattttgatataaagattactaaacataaatcactttaacacaaacttactttttatcaaaatcaagtttgcaaaattaattttatgcaaactctCGTTTATAActgaaatccaaacacacactaacttagatttaattgtcaaaaaaatttaaacGTGTAGCAAGACTGTTGctaaaaatatatattgttttaaCTTTTTTTCCATCTATTTACAACTGCAAAATCAGTGCaacaatttttgtttaatttacagtTTGTGGGGATCTCCAAACACCTAAAAATAAACTCCTATCAAACACACTTTATTCATGAAAATATCCTCACATTATAAGAGGCACGCATGCACAATTTGAAACCAAGAAAATAGGATTTTAAACTTGCATAAGATTGTCCTTCGTCATCAACAACTATAAGAAAACATATTAAAGTTACTTTGATGGAAACATGGCTCAGGATTCGGTGGTCCCAAAACGTTTGGATCActaaatggtcccataacaaaatatattttttaagattttttaataattgttaaatagtcctttttttaaatttaattacaaattaaccccatatattttatttaattataaaaacgattttttattttataaataattattttaaccaAAATCTATCATCTTTATtaacaattaagaacaaaaacaataacgaattagatcttccattgatcctaataaattgtttggccattccaatcgattaaaatattaaatttgatctgTCACGTTCGTGAGGAGTCATGAAATCGTGTTTCGTtgaaaaccaatcgattggactatcaaaccaatcgattgaattctaactcaatcgattggatttcAGTTTATCACTAAACAATCGATTGTAAATTGCTGGGAAGCATGGTTTTgcataaatcaatcgattggtcatagtaaccaatcgattgaataatGAATTAAATGTGGAATTTATGTAAATCAATCGATTGTTTAGGATTTTTAATCGATTGATTTCTTCAAAACAATCGATTAGTCTCactattcaatcgattggttatgGCTAAAAATCGATTGAACTTTGCACGTGACttctaattcaatcgattggtttgaaACTCTTATATTCCTTCAATAGGTAATCTACAATAAGTTAAGTATACTACTTATGGAATAAATCTCTCTATGCACTTGTTGGTGTAATCGATCTTTTCCATTTCACTAGACGCCGCAAAAATTGCTCAACCTGAACATATTGGTTGGGCAAGGATGTTCAGATTCACCATAATACAAAAAAAGAATACTATATTtataagaaaataattatttattggaACTTGCCTCTGCTGGATCTTTCAAGGTGTATGAATTTTATGTGTCTTTTGGAACTCTAGAAACAAGATTCCCAATCCCTTGACCTCTGTTGCGCAAAACCTGATGATGATTATGGTAGTCAATTAAATATGTAATACAAGTagtgtaattaattaaatatcaataagtttgattatttatttttacgtTAAAAGCATCCTCGTCTGTACGATCATCGCCAATATAAATTAGGAAAACGTCATCGGAATTGTCATATCTCAAGCAGTTTTCTTCCTTGGGTTAGCTTCAGTTTCGGGTACTCATTGAGCACCAATCAAACTTGAAGCGCCAATGCAGCCCAACACTGACGAAAAAACAGAGGGTGTAACCAATCAATGAATAGTCTAggataattaaaaaatgaaaattgatAGGGTTGAGTCACTATAACTATAGTACATTCTCATGAACACAACGAATGTAAACGAACAAACAGAGTGAAATCATTTCCCTGCAACAAATGAACGAAATCACAGCAAGCAAGGTAGGTAGGAAGAAAGAAGTGGTGACTTAAAGAAAACATTATTAAAGTAAAGGAGATAAAGAAATTAGGTATTACCTTGAGGGGAAAGTCTCCACAATGGATTGAAGttttaaaccaatcgattgaattagaaGTTACGTGCAAAGTTCAATCGATTTTTAGCcataaccaatcgattgaatagtGAGACCAATCGAATCGATTGAAAAtcctaaacaatcgattgaattacataaattccacatttaattcattgttcaatcgattggttactatgaccaatcgattgatttatgcAAAATCATGCTTCCCAGCAATTTGCAATCGATTGTTTAGTgataaactgaaattcaatcgattggtttgatagtccaatcgattggttttcaACAAAACACGATTTCATGACTCCTCACGAACGTGAcagatcaaatttaatattttaatcgatTAGAATGGCCAAAAAATTTATTaggatcaatggaagatctaattcgttattgtttttgttcttgattgtTAATAAAGATGATAGATTTtggttaaaataattatttataaaataaaaaatcgtttttataattaaataaaatatatgaggttaatttgtaattaaatttaaaaaatgactatttagtaattattaaaaaaccttaaaaaacatgttttgttatgggaccatttaatggtccaaacgttttgGGACCACCGAATCCTGAGCCGAAAAACATATTCTGCAACtttaatcttaatattaaaattaaaatgatggTTGAGCAACATAGGCttgcttcttcctctttctcttttgCCATTGCTATTCTTTCTGTTTgctcttttaattcttcaaatACATGATAATTATTCAAGTCTTTGCTCATATGATGAGAATGCTCTTCACTTTTTGAATGATCTAGATTTTcaatccaaaattaaaaaatatgacttCAATTTGCTAAAAGATTGAATAGTTTCATAAAGGGACCGAGagtcaaattcaacatcaatgaACCAATTCCAAAGCACATTTATTAGCTCATTTCAATTAGTTCGTGCAACGTTTGTGGCTAAAGGAGGTGGaaatgtttttcttttccttggttGAGAGTTGGAACACTTGGAATACAGATCTGACTTTTATGGACTTCTCATTGAGATGCAGAATTATTCACACAATTTCATGCCAAACAAGTGAAACAACGGAAAGAGTGGTGCGGAATTACAACGGCTAAGAAAGAAATGAAGTCGGGTAGTACTGTGAACTCTCAAGTTTGGGAAAATGAGGATTAAAAGAGGTAAAAAATAAAGACGGGGATCTTTTCGAATACTAAAATTGCGCACGGgtgtattttataattaaatttgaagAAGCTACCAGTAACCTTCCTTCAGAAAGGGCTACCGAATccaaaactaactaactaatgctTAGAAGGCAGATtcaatttttaaaggaaaagtataggaaccACCAACCAAAAATTGAACaactcaattaattataattattaataattaattttaaattttttaaattcaaaatttaaataattagaaacTGATTAagtaaacttaattaaaaattataaaaacattcTCCATCTCTTTCATATTAACCTGCACACCCCAACAACAACACACACATATTCTCTCTCTTACCGTCAGGTCCTCTCCACCCCTGCTCTCACGCAAGACGACCTCAAGAAGTTCGCCGTCGATAAAACCGTCAAGTACGTCAAGTCCGACATGGTCTTCGACAACGAGTTATGAGAATGGTAATAGGTTGATTTTTCAAGGGAATATCATGGAAATGATGCTTGTCCATCTCCTTGGATTTTGCTGTATTTGTGTTACTTCCTCTTTGACGTCGGAACTTTTTGTGATGTAACAactgttgatgttgttgttttGAGTTTTTAATGAAAATGATTTCTTGTGTCGCAGGTATATCGGGGTCTTGATATTGGatctgcaaagccttcccaaaatGATAGAAAGGTGCATACCTGTGACATCATATGCTACTCTGCATTAGTTTATCaaacagaaaaaaagaaaaagaaaaaaaaagcgcCAAAAATGCTGGTTTGGTTGTCTAAACCTGTATAGAGTCAGCACTGACAATTTCCCCGTTGAGGCACTTGGCGAGCTCAAGAGCGAGGCGGCTCTTGCCGGTTGTTCAAGGAAGAAGGAGTGATGGAGCACGGGCTGTTTTTGAACAAttgcaaaaatatataaaaaaacatctatttaatataaaaaaaaacatcttaatgcttaaggatttaaaaaaacccatataattcttaaaaaaatagaaatatcaacatctataatacaaaaaatttgaaaaatacattaaaaaacatctatttagtatgaaaaagaaacatcatAATACTTAgaagaagaaacatccatatatattaacttacCTTTATTAAGACAGACTTCGAGATTCAATCCATTAaaaagttggcagaagttggctgGACCCTAGTTGGTTCCCTAGCGGTACTCATTTTTAAATATGTCGTTCATCGTACATGCAATTCTTATTCTTTAACCTTACTAGTCGTAAGGTCCACACGAATAATGTTCAAAGAGAAAGTttagggggccagcaacttttgtgttttgtggccagcacttaaccatcaaaagagaagtgagtgatctcccaccattggatgtaatctcacaccattaaaaatactatggatggccaattgatggttacaaaatacaaaatttgCTGGCCCCTAGCACTCCTCATGTTCAAAATGAAAATTCttcctaataaaaatataacatctaACTCTTGAACGTTTTAAAATGCTCCTCGCTCGTACAAAAGACCGTTTGTAGTGTGAACTCCTTGAGAGCCATCTGAACAGGAGCAGGATCTCTTCTAATgaagtaaaaagaaaatgagaaaggCAGGTGAAGGCTACTCAGGAACGGTAGATAGAATTCTAAGAGAAGAACCATGGATGACAGGAGAAATAAACGTTAACGACGTTGGTGCAGAAGCTTGGAAGGGAACAAGAACCTTTACAGACACCGTTAAGAGAGAACCAGAAAATGATCAGCAGATTGAAGAGGATGGGACACAGGAACCAAAAGGGGAAGAGATGCCAATTGTGGAAGTCtctaagaaagaagaaacaaattgTGGCCATGACTCCATGGAAGAAACAGAAAAGGAAGAATCTGCTTCTCAGGAGATCACAGTTATAACTTGCGCATCAATGACACAACAATCAGAAAACTCTGGAAACCATCGGGAAATTCTCTAATAGTCAAACTTGTTAAGAGAAATATAGGGTATGGCATTATGAAGAGAAAACTTGAAAGCATGTGGAGCGGAAAAAGATCCATTGACGTGATTGATTTAGGACATGATTTTTACCTGATTAAATTCTACTCTCAGGAGGACTTGGACTATGCTTTATTAGATGGCCCTTGAAAAATTTATGATCATTATTTTGCTATCAGATGTTGGGAATCTAATTTCAACCCAAGTGTTGGCCACTATTGATAAAACTATAGCATGGGTGAGACTTCCGAAAATATCTATTGAGCTATATGACAGAAATATTCTAAGAAAAATAGGAGAAATTATAGGAAGGCTGGTAACAGTGGATACTAACACAGCAACTATGTATAGAGAAAAATTTGTTAGACTTTGCATAAAAGTGGATCTAACTAAACCACTAGTGGGTAAATATTGTTAATGGAGTTTGTTTTAAAGTGAAGTACGAGGAGCTCCATCAAATCTGTTTTACATGTGGGAAGGCTGACCATGACCAAAAAAACTATATACAAAAGGATCAAAGTAACAGGAAAAAGGTAGAAAACCAACAGGGAGACACAGAAAGGAAAAACATGAAGCTGACTTAGAAAATTCAGAAAGAAGAAAATGTCAACATagaaaaagacaaaagaaaacAAGTAGTGCAGCAGATAGGTAAAAATTTTGGACCTTGGATGATCGTTCAAAAACAAAAGAGaggaaaaaaagggaaaaaagaatgAGACCAAAAGGAAGGAGCTAGTACCAGCAAGAATGGGGCGAAAGACACTAATGGGGAAAAAAGAATGAgttgtttctttgttttcttggtgaGTTTTAGCCTGAGCCTCGCTGAATCAGGCTCCGCATGCGCCTTGTACCGTCTGACACAAGTTTCTGTATTCGTGTCCTGTTTTAGTAGTATTTTTGTTTTGACCGTTGGAGTTATTCATATTACAAGGTTGCCTCAAATTTAAAGACAATTTTCTAAACATAACCACCGAGCCAATATGggcctgaaatcacttaatggGCGTGGACAGTTTGGTAAAAAAAAGTGATGACATTGGTGATAGAATAAGATTAATAAAAAAGGCCACTCGTCATTCATCAATGGCCTCTTGATTCGGCGCTGCGAGGCTAATTCCTTTCTCTGGAAGAGCCGCTATCGTCCCCCAGCAAGTCATCTGGCTTCATTGGACGGCCTTGTCATGGGATTACGTTGCCGTTGCTGAAACCAGTTATCTTTGTCTTCATCAGAGTGCGCTGCTTGCTCCTCTCTCAAGAGTTTGAATCTTCATCGGAGGCACCACCTAAGTATTCAATAGATTCAGAGGCTAGAAACTTCGAAGATGGTTCCACGCAAGTGAAGAGTTTTGATGACGATAAGACTGATTGCTGGTTCAGTGTCGCCGAGGAGGATGAGGATGAGCGGGTGTTGCAAACGTGATAAAAGGGAAACGATCACACAGATGACCATTGCCGTTACCACGATTGGAATCCAGCAAAGGTGGAGAAAGATATCGTTAAATTAATTCCGTTATTGTGCAAAATGCAGGTGTCTGGTAACTTTTAAATAGATCATTACCAACACAGTCAACGTTACTAAGCTGAGCAGATTAAACCTGAATCCTATCACATATCGAGAAGCATCTCAGAATATCAAATATGGCAGCAACAACATTTTGAATCTGGCGCCTTGTCGACAAGATGGTACGATAATGTTGTCGCATCTATTGGCAGTGCTTAGGTGAAGTACAAAGGTTGCATCTTTTTTCAATTTAACCATATAACATGTTTGATAATAGTTAATGGTATGTTAAACCGAAAGGTATtccaatttaaatttattaggcaTAATATGCTTTGCACTAAAATGACTAACTAATGCTACAataatattaattgaatttaatttatgaGATAGTAGTGGagtattttattcccttttgttaggaaattaattttattcctaatcaataattagtcaataaaataGTGAatcgttaaaaaaaattaaaaactaatattatttattattatataaaaagtaaaaatcttttatttttattttttatatttattgtcatgtttttgtaaaattatggattagcaaatttttatactataataacttaatataattttttatattataaaaattttaaagcatGATAATTGGTCTTAATAGATCAAATAATGTATATATTCATAcatcttatatttattatttaaatgtaaaaaattaaattaatggtCATGTTTTCATTTGTTTAGATAAAatgatttatatattttatatttgtatattttatatttatatatttggatTGAGGTTATTGTCTAGTTcaggctttcttttttttttttcacttgtaAATGGATTCTTTTTGAAATTCTAAATGGGTTAGAATTTTAACGGATCAGAAGTTGAATAAAgatgaataaaaattattatccaaCTACTAATGGGCTAACAACTACTAGCCTACAAATGAGAATAAGTCCCAGTCCAAATCACGTTGCTTCAAAAAGTCCAtccacaaaaaattatttttatatttaacttCACATTTTTACATTTTCAGTAATTACATGTGAACTCAAATGTGGAAAATAAATCACTATTTCACCAAAAACTTCTTCAACAATGATGACTTCTAGTTTGGGGCTGGCAGAATGAGCCTCTCCATGAGGCTGGTACGGAGTGGATTGTTGTCCACTGTCAGGGTGCTACACGTGTAAAGGTATGTGTATTACTGTATTACTTTATAACCTAACAAAGACAATTTCGGTGTTGTATAGAAATTGTTATTCTCCCCCAACACATGGTGCAATGCATAAATAATAAAGGTTGAGATgtcaatttcaaaatattcatACATACCAGTTTTTGGGCTTTATGGACTAAactatttgtttgtttttttgttttcttttttaatgcATGCCTTTAATGCAGGCCTTGAAATTTTATAACTCCTCTTAATGCGGACCATTATTTTTGGTGGTCCTTTTTTATGTCCTTTCTTTTTCTCAATCTTCTAATCCAGACATTAATTTTGATGTCCCTTCTTCTCGTATTTGTAATGCCCCttctcattctccttcttctcatTCTCTAAAAGGTCCTCTTGACTCTAGCACCCACAAGCCCGTATTATCCAAGAGAGAGACGTCGAAAGCTTCGATCTTTGGAACACCTACAGCCGAGGCTTCTCTAGAAGTTGCCAATGAAGTTGaaggaagcaagaagaaaaatGGCTCAGAGGGTTTGGGCAGTAAGAAGAATAACAAGAGGAAGGTAAAGAACGATGCTGATGTGGCAACTGAAGCTCTCGATGTTGCTGAGAAATCaacaagcaaggaaaagaaacaaaaacagtagaagaagaaaaagaagatcaaaaTAGTGGAACAAAATAGTTCGAATCATGAAGGAAAAGTGCCAAGCTACAGTGTTGAATGACAGTAATAATAACACTAATGCTAATAGCAGGTAATATAGCTTTGAGTACTTTTAATTACTATTAAAAtgtaattacaaatttttatttcaCATAATTAAAATCCAATGATTACGAATtgtattaaaaattgaataaaattacaaGAACTGATAAAAGAGTTAAATGTTaatataattaagttatcaatatttataaaattattatttgaaaaaataaaattaaaaaaatttaaaccaataaaatTTATTGTAGAAGGCTAGTCGGTAACAATGTAATAGTTGGATTTGTTTTCAGTAAAATTGTTGTAGGAGTGTGATTATGTGCTGAAACTATTTtgcattttgtttatttatttatatatttagttatttatttttgccTCTTTATCTGTTGGGTGATATTTTCAGTCAAGATGGTTGTGATAATCCAACAAAGATATATGTGGGAGGATTTCCCTATTACTCTACCGAGGATGATGATATTCGAAGTTATTTTGAGAGATGTGGCACCATAACTGAAGTTGATTGCATGTATTTTTCTGAGAGTGGCAAGTTTAGAGGGATTGCTATTATTAGTTTTAAGGTCAGTACTAATCACTTAAGCACTCTGCATTTCATTGTATTTCAAGTTCAATATATTATACAATCTCAagttgaatgaatggatttttATTTGAGCGTCCTTGTATAGTAAGGTTAATTGCAACTTCACTTTACTCATTTTAAGATGCCATAGGTATCCATTTTATCAGAAGGCTAGAATAGGAGTGCATATTACATCTCATTTTATGCGGGTGTGGATTCGGGTTGTGTAAGGGTTTCTGGATCCAGTTTGGGTCTGCTTTTTATGGGCCAGACTATGTCCTAAGAAAAAAAACACTAAcccaaaataaatacataatgaaGAATAGACTCCCAAAAGAGTCGATACTTTATCTCAAATAATAACGAAGGAAGAACGCCATCTATTTTTGGGTTGGGGAGCATTGTGATTTTTTTAGCATTTCTCTAGGATGGAAGAACGCATGCAGCGCTATCTATTTTTCGCTGTCACGAAGGGGGCTCGTCCGGGTGTTTACTCAAGTTGGGAAGAGCCGAACGAGCAGGTGTCGAATTATAGTTTTCCCGAGTATCATGGTTTCAATAGCTACGAACACACGCTACAGTACTTCAAATCGAGAATGGCGTCCATTGATGATGACAAAGCTGTAAATGCGGAAATGTTTGGAACACAGAGCGAGGGAGTATCTGGAGGGAAGGGTGTGTTCCCTTCAGGCAGTAGTCAGCGACGTGGATTGGTTTCATGTAAGTGCTTATAAGGTTTCATGAAAGTTGTGGTATATAGTTTTGTAGCATGAATGTAATTGTTGACTACCAAATGATTTTGTTTAGGGCTTCCTGTAATTCCTCAAGAGGAACTAAACCCTGTTCCTGAGTTTGCCATAGTCAACAACATGGAGTTATGGCTGGTGAAGATTTGCCATGATTTTGAAATTCCTGGTCCATGCTTTTTCAAGCAAGAAAGATTTCTAAGAGAATCTCCCCCATTTTATGGATTCACAGTGGTAATTCCTGGCAATCCGTTTGAAGCTTCTATGGTTGCAAAGGGTCATTTTTCTTTGGTTGAAAAGGCTGCCCGCGAAGACGCAGCTTTGGAAATGCTTGGTCGGGTACTAGAAATCACCGGTAAGGAGATTCGCGATTATAACTACTTCAAAGTTAACCTACTTCGCGACTCAAAAAATGCACTTAGGGCAAAGGTTTGCCAGCTCGAAGAAGCCTACGAGAAGCTGAAGGCAAACTACGAAGCCCTTGTTAGCGCTCACATTGATGGGAAATCTCTGAGTGTGTTGTTTTCGATTTTTTTAGGGGTTCTATAATTAACTTAATGGGTTGAGGTTAAGGTGATTATGTTTTCTAATTGTTAGGTATGTTGTATTTGGCGTTTGATGTTTTCGTATTTGGCAATGTCCTTGAttgtgttgtttttgtttttgttttgccaGGGGTTCTATAATTAACTTAATGGGTTGAGGTTAAGGTGTTTATGTTTTCTAATTGTTAGGTATGTTGTATTTGGTGCTTAATGTTGCAATGGATTAGTTAATTAACATGACTTTGTTTAACTTGTCTGTTCTTGATTTTTAATTTGCTTCAAAATGTGTTGTTGCCAATAACTTTTGACTAACCAAGTACAAAGTTGTAGGGTTATATTTTGTTAGTATTTTACTATGAAAAAAGTAATTAGTATGAGTAATAATAAATGCCAGTGCTCTGTATGTGGCTTCTGTGGTACTGCTTACACTTGTTGCAGTCACCTCTGTTCGAAGTCAGAGTCCTTAAAGGAGCAATTTTTGTCGCCATTTGTTCAGCTATGCTTAGCAGGGATTGTCATGATAGAGATTACTTTGGAAATAGAGGTTAGGCAGTCGCTGGTTTGAGGATAGAATCTCAGTATAAGGCCAACTTGACTAGAAGATAAAATTTGTTCCAGTTCTATTAGGATAACTATTAGGATAACATATATGGACTATAATGTTAGTGCcgtgtgttctttatttttttaatgtggaTGAAAGACCATGGATTCAGGGTAAGTGAAATATAGAGGGAGAGTATTTGAGTTGAATTTATATTTGAATCCGATAGTGGTAggaataagtaatttttttttgctCTAAAAT is a window encoding:
- the LOC112785011 gene encoding uncharacterized protein, producing the protein MEERMQRYLFFAVTKGARPGVYSSWEEPNEQVSNYSFPEYHGFNSYEHTLQYFKSRMASIDDDKAVNAEMFGTQSEGVSGGKGVFPSGSSQRRGLVSWLPVIPQEELNPVPEFAIVNNMELWLVKICHDFEIPGPCFFKQERFLRESPPFYGFTVVIPGNPFEASMVAKGHFSLVEKAAREDAALEMLGRVLEITGKEIRDYNYFKVNLLRDSKNALRAKVCQLEEAYEKLKANYEALVSAHIDGKSLSVLFSIFLGVL